A genomic window from Canis lupus familiaris isolate Mischka breed German Shepherd chromosome 32, alternate assembly UU_Cfam_GSD_1.0, whole genome shotgun sequence includes:
- the HNRNPDL gene encoding heterogeneous nuclear ribonucleoprotein D-like isoform X2: MEVPPRLSHVPPPLFPSAPATLASRSLSHWRPRAPRQLAPLLPSLASSSARQGARRAQRHVTAQQPSRLAGGAAIKGGRRRRPDLFRRHFKSSSIQRSAAAAAATRTARQHPPADNSAAMEDMNEYSNIEEFAEGSKINASKNQQDDGKMFIGGLSWDTSKKDLTEYLSRFGEVVDCTIKTDPVTGRSRGFGFVLFKDAASVDKVLELKEHKLDGKLIDPKRAKALKGKEPPKKVFVGGLSPDTSEEQIKEYFGAFGEIENIELPMDTKTNERRGFCFITYTDEEPVKKLLESRYHQIGSGKCEIKVAQPKEVYRQQQQQQKGGRGAAAGGRGGTRGRGRGQQSTYGKASRGGGNHQNNYQPY; the protein is encoded by the exons ATGGAGGTCCCGCCCCGGCTCTCCCATGTGCCGCCGCCATTGTTCCCCTCCGCTCCCGCGACTTTAGCCTCCCGCAGCCTTTCCCATTGGCGGCCGCGGGCGCCGCGGCAGCTCGCCCCGCTCCTCCCTTCGCTCGCTTCCAGCTCGGCCCGGCAGGGGGCGCGCCGGGCCCAACGCCACGTCACCGCCCAGCAGCCCTCCCGATTGGCGGGCGGGGCGGCTATAAAGGGAGGGCGCAGGCGGCGCCCGGATCTCTTCCGCCGCCATTTTAAATCCAGCTCCATACAACGCtccgccgccgctgctgccgcGACCCGGACTGCGCGCCAGCACCCCCCGGCCGACAACTCCGCCGCCATGGAGGACATGAACGAGTACAGCAACATAGAGGAGTTCGCAGAGGGATCCAAGATCAACGCGAGCAAGAATCAGCAGGATGACGG TAAAATGTTTATTGGAGGCTTGAGCTGGGATACAAGCAAGAAAGATCTGACTGAATATTTGTCTCGATTTGGGGAAGTTGTAGACTGTACAATTAAGACAGATCCAGTGACTGGAAGATCAAGAGGATTTGGATTTGTGCTTTTCAAAGATGCTGCTAGTGTTGATAAG GTTTTGGAACTGAAAGAACACAAACTGGATGGCAAGTTGATAGACCCCAAAAGGGCCAAAGCTTTAAAAGGGAAAGAACCCCCAAAAAAGGTTTTTGTGGGTGGATTGAGCCCAGATACTTCCGAAGaacaaattaaagaatattttggagCCTTTGGAGAG ATTGAAAATATTGAACTTCCCATGGATACAAAAACAAACGAAAGaagaggattttgttttattacctATACAGACGAAGAGCCAGTAAAGAAATTGTTAGAAAGCAGATATCATCAAATTGGTTCTGGGAAG TGTGAAATCAAAGTTGCACAACCCAAAGAGGTATATAggcagcaacagcaacaacaaaaaggaggaagaggtgcTGCAGCTGGTGGACGAGGTGGTACTAGGGGTCGTGGACGAG gCCAACAGAGCACTTACGGCAAGGCGTCTAGAGGGGGTGGCAATCACCAAAACAATTACCAGCCATACTAA
- the HNRNPDL gene encoding heterogeneous nuclear ribonucleoprotein D-like isoform X1, whose protein sequence is MEVPPRLSHVPPPLFPSAPATLASRSLSHWRPRAPRQLAPLLPSLASSSARQGARRAQRHVTAQQPSRLAGGAAIKGGRRRRPDLFRRHFKSSSIQRSAAAAAATRTARQHPPADNSAAMEDMNEYSNIEEFAEGSKINASKNQQDDGKMFIGGLSWDTSKKDLTEYLSRFGEVVDCTIKTDPVTGRSRGFGFVLFKDAASVDKVLELKEHKLDGKLIDPKRAKALKGKEPPKKVFVGGLSPDTSEEQIKEYFGAFGEIENIELPMDTKTNERRGFCFITYTDEEPVKKLLESRYHQIGSGKCEIKVAQPKEVYRQQQQQQKGGRGAAAGGRGGTRGRGRGQGQNWNQGFNNYYDQGYGNYNSAYGGDQNYSGYGGYDYTGYNYGNYGYGQGYADYSGQQSTYGKASRGGGNHQNNYQPY, encoded by the exons ATGGAGGTCCCGCCCCGGCTCTCCCATGTGCCGCCGCCATTGTTCCCCTCCGCTCCCGCGACTTTAGCCTCCCGCAGCCTTTCCCATTGGCGGCCGCGGGCGCCGCGGCAGCTCGCCCCGCTCCTCCCTTCGCTCGCTTCCAGCTCGGCCCGGCAGGGGGCGCGCCGGGCCCAACGCCACGTCACCGCCCAGCAGCCCTCCCGATTGGCGGGCGGGGCGGCTATAAAGGGAGGGCGCAGGCGGCGCCCGGATCTCTTCCGCCGCCATTTTAAATCCAGCTCCATACAACGCtccgccgccgctgctgccgcGACCCGGACTGCGCGCCAGCACCCCCCGGCCGACAACTCCGCCGCCATGGAGGACATGAACGAGTACAGCAACATAGAGGAGTTCGCAGAGGGATCCAAGATCAACGCGAGCAAGAATCAGCAGGATGACGG TAAAATGTTTATTGGAGGCTTGAGCTGGGATACAAGCAAGAAAGATCTGACTGAATATTTGTCTCGATTTGGGGAAGTTGTAGACTGTACAATTAAGACAGATCCAGTGACTGGAAGATCAAGAGGATTTGGATTTGTGCTTTTCAAAGATGCTGCTAGTGTTGATAAG GTTTTGGAACTGAAAGAACACAAACTGGATGGCAAGTTGATAGACCCCAAAAGGGCCAAAGCTTTAAAAGGGAAAGAACCCCCAAAAAAGGTTTTTGTGGGTGGATTGAGCCCAGATACTTCCGAAGaacaaattaaagaatattttggagCCTTTGGAGAG ATTGAAAATATTGAACTTCCCATGGATACAAAAACAAACGAAAGaagaggattttgttttattacctATACAGACGAAGAGCCAGTAAAGAAATTGTTAGAAAGCAGATATCATCAAATTGGTTCTGGGAAG TGTGAAATCAAAGTTGCACAACCCAAAGAGGTATATAggcagcaacagcaacaacaaaaaggaggaagaggtgcTGCAGCTGGTGGACGAGGTGGTACTAGGGGTCGTGGACGAG GTCAGGGCCAAAACTGGAACCAAGGATTTAATAACTATTATGATCAAGGATATGGAAATTACAATAGTGCCTATGGTGGTGATCAAAACTATAGTGGCTATGGCGGCTATGATTATACTGGGTATAACTATGGGAACTATGGATATGGACAGGGATATGCAGACTACAGTG gCCAACAGAGCACTTACGGCAAGGCGTCTAGAGGGGGTGGCAATCACCAAAACAATTACCAGCCATACTAA